The Fulvivirga ligni genome window below encodes:
- a CDS encoding tetratricopeptide repeat protein, translating into MRDLKKLIWLVLIFVPCFSQAQKFDDIQLANEYYSQGEYEKALKMYEELARRTDNIPLIHNNYFHLLLEQNRFDEAKKYLSGLTKRFPNNIFYELDGGFLYRQEGDEEKSNKFFREIINRIKEDNYLVQTVANYFVNKQLANFAVETFTTARKAMHNPYLYSLEMANIYRIINEKDKMVEEYLNYVTQNPANLSYVKNTLQNLLVKPEELQSLENLLYEKIQDDPESEIYGELLIWANLQQKNFYGAFVQARAIDRRLKTDGSRSINIGLIALENNDYDNAIKIFSYVVKTYPETYNHMLARMYLIKSYEKRVKTTYPVEKREIRNLIHDYDLFITETGITRNTLEALRNKALLHAFYLDEKDSAITILKQVIENPRSNEQLKAQSKLDLGDIYILTGEPWESTLLYSQVEKDNKNEPLGYEAKLKNAKLSYYKGEFQLAQEHLDILKEATTREIANDAMALSILIKDNVALDSTETAMRKYAEIELLLYQNKSDSALLAIDKLREEFPSHNLSDELLWLEADIYKKRGEFEQAIQLLQKIVSEYDYDILSDDAYFTMGSIYDKQLNDKEKAMEIYRDFLTKYPGSVYVSEARKRFRQLRGDFDNKEKL; encoded by the coding sequence ATGAGAGATCTGAAAAAATTGATTTGGCTTGTCTTAATTTTTGTTCCTTGTTTTTCGCAAGCTCAAAAATTTGATGACATCCAGTTAGCAAATGAATATTATTCACAGGGTGAATATGAAAAGGCATTGAAAATGTACGAGGAACTTGCTCGTCGTACAGACAACATTCCTTTAATTCATAATAACTACTTTCATTTGCTGCTGGAGCAAAATCGTTTTGATGAAGCAAAAAAATATTTGTCCGGCCTTACTAAAAGATTTCCTAACAATATTTTTTACGAGCTCGACGGCGGCTTTCTCTATAGGCAAGAAGGTGACGAAGAAAAATCAAACAAATTTTTTCGCGAAATTATTAATCGCATAAAAGAGGATAACTACCTGGTGCAGACTGTTGCGAATTATTTTGTGAATAAACAGCTGGCCAATTTTGCTGTGGAAACTTTTACCACGGCCCGAAAGGCAATGCACAATCCATATCTCTATTCCCTTGAAATGGCCAACATTTATCGGATAATTAATGAGAAGGACAAAATGGTAGAAGAGTATTTGAATTATGTTACTCAGAATCCTGCCAATCTCAGTTATGTTAAAAACACATTGCAGAATTTGCTTGTAAAGCCTGAAGAACTGCAAAGCCTGGAAAATTTACTTTATGAAAAAATTCAGGATGATCCGGAGAGCGAGATCTACGGTGAGCTCTTGATATGGGCAAATCTGCAGCAGAAGAATTTTTATGGAGCCTTCGTTCAGGCCAGAGCTATTGACAGAAGGTTGAAAACCGATGGAAGCAGAAGTATAAATATTGGTTTGATTGCGCTTGAAAATAATGATTATGATAATGCCATTAAGATTTTCTCATATGTGGTAAAAACCTATCCGGAAACTTATAATCATATGCTGGCCCGAATGTATCTTATCAAGTCTTATGAGAAAAGAGTGAAAACCACTTATCCTGTGGAAAAAAGAGAAATCAGGAATCTCATTCACGATTATGATCTCTTCATCACAGAAACTGGCATTACCCGAAACACTTTGGAAGCTCTCAGAAATAAAGCTTTACTTCATGCTTTTTATTTGGACGAAAAAGATTCTGCTATCACTATTCTAAAGCAGGTTATAGAAAATCCTCGATCTAACGAACAGTTAAAGGCCCAGTCAAAATTGGATCTTGGTGATATTTACATTCTTACCGGTGAGCCTTGGGAATCTACACTTCTTTATTCTCAGGTAGAAAAAGATAATAAAAATGAACCACTTGGGTATGAGGCTAAATTGAAAAACGCAAAGCTTTCATATTACAAGGGCGAATTTCAACTAGCCCAGGAGCATCTGGATATTTTGAAAGAAGCCACCACCAGAGAAATAGCTAATGATGCTATGGCACTGAGTATTCTCATAAAAGATAACGTAGCCCTTGATAGCACTGAAACCGCTATGCGAAAATATGCGGAGATAGAACTTTTGCTTTATCAAAATAAATCTGACAGTGCATTACTAGCGATTGATAAATTAAGAGAAGAGTTTCCAAGTCATAATTTATCAGATGAATTACTTTGGTTGGAAGCGGATATTTATAAAAAGCGTGGAGAATTTGAGCAGGCTATTCAGCTGTTGCAAAAAATTGTTTCAGAATATGATTACGATATTTTAAGCGATGACGCTTATTTCACCATGGGTTCTATTTATGACAAACAGCTAAATGATAAAGAAAAGGCCATGGAAATTTATCGTGACTTTCTCACCAAGTACCCTGGAAGCGTTTATGTATCAGAAGCCAGAAAAAGATTTAGACAATTACGTGGCGATTTTGACAACAAGGAAAAGCTATAG
- a CDS encoding Ig-like domain-containing protein — translation MLRISSFIILISLFIYSCANQSSPTGGPKDEDPPKLVSSDPAQGEINFKGDKVILEFDEFVKTNNPKEQILITPRIEQDYTFKYKKNRVIITFKEPLKDSTTYSINFREGIKDITEGNAPENLILAFSTGPYLDSMSIAGSVNYLVTNKLAEDVTVSLYDSEDTLDVFNSPPIYLTKTDTEGKYQFQNLKVGNYKIYAISDKNKNLILDSKTEAYGFRSSILPLDTNLVDIDIPMITMDVRPFEYQSSRQSGTTFNIKFNKYIDNYSISRTDSSKVIFSNITRDDPNTIKVYNNIPEDSVQVILQATDTTGTTIAEQLYVKFEQSSRKPSAFESKGEIKPVLSTVPKLDVLFNFNKPVQYSNKDSIYLFLDSANIVFMADENFTWNTNRTELQVQYDIDPSLFVREDNRKITASERYNKAAKKPEPTDTAAQAKPKQPDPKPFFYASKGSFISIEGDSSKQYERNLSFNKPDQLATLLISIQTEKESFFVQLVNNKNEVIAERANEKEFKFTHIKPGDYKLRVLIDSNNNGIWELGNIMTNDEPEPIVFYKSSEGNETVTLRANWEVGPTVISF, via the coding sequence ATGCTGAGAATTTCTTCATTTATTATACTAATATCTCTGTTCATCTACTCTTGTGCTAATCAGAGTTCGCCTACTGGCGGCCCTAAAGATGAAGATCCACCTAAATTGGTCTCTTCAGATCCTGCACAAGGAGAAATCAACTTTAAAGGTGATAAGGTCATTCTTGAATTTGATGAGTTTGTTAAAACTAATAATCCTAAAGAGCAGATTCTAATTACCCCAAGAATAGAACAAGACTATACATTCAAATACAAGAAGAATCGTGTAATCATAACCTTTAAAGAACCACTAAAGGACAGCACCACATATTCAATTAACTTTAGAGAAGGTATAAAAGATATCACCGAAGGAAATGCTCCAGAAAACTTAATTCTCGCTTTCAGTACAGGACCTTATCTAGACTCGATGTCAATAGCCGGAAGTGTCAATTATCTTGTTACTAACAAACTGGCAGAGGATGTAACAGTTTCACTATATGATTCAGAAGATACGCTAGATGTATTTAATTCACCTCCCATTTATCTCACTAAAACAGACACAGAGGGTAAGTACCAGTTTCAAAACCTAAAAGTTGGTAACTATAAGATTTACGCCATCAGTGATAAGAACAAGAATTTGATTTTGGATAGCAAGACAGAAGCATACGGCTTTCGCTCTTCCATCTTACCTCTGGATACTAACTTGGTAGACATTGACATACCGATGATCACTATGGATGTAAGACCATTTGAATATCAAAGCTCAAGGCAATCAGGTACCACTTTCAATATCAAATTCAACAAATACATTGACAATTATAGTATTTCCAGAACTGATAGCTCCAAGGTTATATTTAGTAACATCACCAGGGATGATCCTAACACAATCAAAGTATACAACAACATTCCAGAAGATAGTGTACAAGTAATTCTTCAAGCAACAGATACTACGGGAACAACTATTGCAGAACAACTTTATGTAAAATTTGAACAGTCATCCAGGAAGCCATCAGCCTTTGAATCAAAAGGTGAAATAAAGCCTGTGCTCTCAACTGTTCCTAAGTTAGATGTCCTTTTCAACTTTAATAAACCAGTACAATACTCGAATAAAGACAGCATCTACTTGTTTCTAGATTCTGCCAACATAGTATTTATGGCTGATGAGAACTTCACGTGGAACACCAATCGAACCGAGCTGCAAGTACAGTACGACATCGATCCAAGTCTCTTTGTTCGGGAAGATAACAGAAAAATAACAGCGTCTGAAAGGTACAATAAAGCGGCAAAGAAACCCGAGCCCACCGACACTGCAGCACAAGCTAAGCCGAAGCAACCAGATCCGAAACCCTTCTTCTATGCTTCCAAAGGATCGTTCATTTCCATTGAAGGTGATTCAAGCAAACAATATGAACGCAACCTCTCGTTTAACAAACCAGACCAGCTGGCCACATTGTTAATAAGCATACAGACCGAAAAGGAGAGTTTCTTTGTTCAGTTAGTAAATAACAAAAATGAAGTTATTGCCGAGCGTGCCAATGAGAAAGAATTTAAGTTCACCCATATTAAACCAGGTGATTATAAACTAAGAGTACTTATAGACAGTAATAATAACGGCATATGGGAACTAGGTAATATTATGACGAATGATGAACCTGAACCCATTGTATTCTACAAATCTTCAGAAGGAAATGAGACGGTTACCCTACGTGCCAACTGGGAAGTAGGACCAACAGTGATCTCATTTTAA